Proteins from one Sarcophilus harrisii chromosome 2, mSarHar1.11, whole genome shotgun sequence genomic window:
- the LOC100920091 gene encoding olfactory receptor 2D2-like: protein MSQTNQTWVTEFLLLGLSDDPQTQVLLFVLFLGVYLVTALGNLLIIILVLTDSHLQIPMYFFLCNLSLADFCSSTNIVPQALVHMLSKRQVMSFTNCAAQLFLYIFFGATQCALLAVMSYDRYLAICDPMHYSVIMTWKVCGHFTLGCWISGVLISLVDTTFTLCLSYQGDNRIDHFFCEAPVLLDLSSGDTHRSQMVIFFVGVVILLAPVSLILVSYSSIIVTVIKMKTTSGRLKAFSTCSSHLTVVVLFYGSAIMTYMTPRSSKEQGKLVSVFYAVVNPMLNPLVYSLRNKDVKRALRNIFNQAPTWRY, encoded by the coding sequence atGAGCCAGACCAACCAGACGTGGGTGACAGAATTCCTCCTCCTGGGACTTTCTGATGACCCTCAGACTCAAGTATTACTCTTTGTACTATTTCTAGGGGTCTACTTGGTTACTGCACTTGGAAATCTGCTCATTATCATCCTGGTTCTGACTGACTCACACCTCCAGATacctatgtatttttttctgtgtaaCTTGTCTCTTGCTGATTTCTGTTCCTCTACCAACATTGTTCCCCAAGCCCTAGTCCACATGCTTTCTAAAAGGCAGGTTATGTCCTTCACAAACTGTGCAGCCCAactttttctatatatcttttttggTGCTACACAATGTGCACTGTTGGCTGTGATGTCCTATGACCGGTACTTGGCAATCTGTGACCCCATGCACTACTCTGTTATTATGACTTGGAAAGTATGTGGCCACTTCACCTTAGGGTGCTGGATCAGTGGTGTTCTAATATCCTTAGTGGACACTACATTCACATTATGCCTCTCCTATCAAGGAGACAATAGgattgatcattttttttgtgAGGCCCCAGTTCTCTTGGACTTGTCATCTGGAGATACCCACAGATCGCAGATGGTTATTTTCTTTGTGGGTGTGGTGATCCTTCTTGCACCTGTATCCTTGATCCTGGTCTCCTACAGCTCTATCATAGTGACTGTCATCAAAATGAAGACAACTTCAGGGAGGCTCAAAGCTTTCTCCACCTGTAGCTCCCATCTTACTGTGGTTGTCCTATTTTATGGATCAGCGATCATGACCTACATGACACCCAGATCGTCCAAAGAGCAGGGAAAGCTGGTGTCTGTGTTTTATGCTGTGGTAAATCCCATGCTCAACCCTCTTGTCTACAGCCTCAGGAACAAAGATGTAAAGAGGGCACTCAGGAATATATTCAACCAAGCACCAACCTGGAGATATTGA